Part of the Methanococcoides sp. LMO-2 genome, TGCGAATATATAGTACAACGTTCTTCACCGATGGCATGTGCAAGATTCATAAGTAAAGTACCCGAACCTGCTGCTGGGTCATAGCAGGTAACATTGCGTACTGGCTTGTCTACCAAAATAGAAGCCATGATTTTAGCAACCGCATGAGGTGTATAATATTCGGCGTATTTTCCACCCCCATCTTTGTTGTAGTCTTTTATAAGGTATTCAAAAATCGTTGAAAAGAAATCGAATTTTTGATGACAAATATTTTCAAAGCTGAAATTTACTAGCTGATTAACGATGGCTCGGCAGAAATTATCTCGCTGTGAACTGTCTGTGATGTAATTGGAGAGCTCATCAAATAAGGTGATTTTTGATTCTTCACCTGTCCTTACTGAAAATATGTCATTATTAAAGATGGCTATGTCTCGCAGTGTATCATCAAAGAATTTGGCAAAATCTTCTTTGTTCTGATTATTATGTAGATGGGATAGAAAATGCTCTCTTTTCAACTTGGCAGTGTCAGGGTTCATTCTCAAGAGGAGCATTTCATATTGTTCCTCTGAATAATTTGCTATCTCCTCTTCCCAATTCACAGCATTTTTTAGTTTTGGTTCAAGCTCTTTTACATCATAAGCGAACTTATCGTTCATGAATTTATAGAGAAAGACTTGGGTAATGATTTTAAATTCGTTTCCATCATTTCCTAGGCCATAATTGGTACAAACGCCTTTAAGTTTATCAATTAGTTCTTTCGTTTTTACTGTGAAATCTGACGTAGTCATGCAGATACTCCATGGTATTCGCTTATATATTCTTTTGCCACGCAGGTGTTGATAAAGCGTGCAGAATCAGGGTCAAGTTCAATCTTTGCCTTACTAAAACTGTCTATGACCATCGGCGTGAGCATACTGGTAAAATAGCTTTCGTTATTAAGTAGTCTTGTATTTATCAATACTTTATCATCAGTCTGTTTTTTGATGTCCATTAATGTTTCACAAATCTCGCTTTCTCTCTTAGAGATTGTGCCTTTTTCCAGAATTCGTTTATGTACCCTAGCATACTTTGTATCATTGTCATACTTAGCTTTCAGTAGATTGTTCTTGCGGTTAAGCTCTGCCACCTTGTCGAAAATCTGTTGCAATGAATTAATATTCTGTTTCATTTCTTCCTGCGATATTTCATCGAATTTCTTCTTGTCAAAAAGCCGTTTAAGTTCATCGTATAAAGAAACAAATTCAGGGTCCTTCTGGTCAAAATTTCCGCCTAAAGCCTCTCGTGTCTTGCGGAGTATTTCTTTCAATTGGTCAGCAATAATCAGCTCTTCTTCCGAAACTTTCTGGAACATAAACATTACATTTTCTAATGCTACATTGAGAAGATTAGTTGTATGAACATTGTTCTGGACAGTTTCTTTCAGGTTTAGTAGTTCCAAATGACGGGCTGTCTCATTATATAGCTGGTTAAGTTTATTGAAATCAAGATTTTCTAATAACTCAAAATGGCCATAAAGACGAATAATGTTGTAAAGGTTTTTGGCATTTTCCAATGCCTTTTTAATTTCTAAAACCTTTTTGCGGTCTTCTATTTGGCTTATCTGTTGAGAAAAAAGCTCTGCATTATTCAAATCATAATGAAACAGCTTTTCTTTAATATCTTTAATTTCTTCTTCTATCTCTTCTTTTGATTTGAAGAGATTGGAATAGGTTTCTATTTCATCACCGAGTTCTTCTTGTAACTCTTCGAAATACGCTTTGTTGGTTGTGTCAAACTCTTTGCGAATATCGGCAAAATCAACAACAAAACCATATCTGAATTTATTGTACGGACGATTAACTCTGGTCAAGGTCTGAAGTAAATTATGGTTCTTGATTAAGCGGCCAAGATATAATTTTTTAAGTCTTTTTGCATCGAAACCTGTAAGAAGCATGTTATAAACAAACAGGAAATCAGTTTTACCATCTTTAAAATCTTGAATTGCTTGGTCACGTTCATCCTTTGAGCCAACATTGTGTAGTATTAAAGATGCATTTAAGCATCTTTGCTGTTTTTTCTGATATAAACGATATTCAGCAGGTGTTTCTGATAGGTTTAAGTGTTCTGTTGATACTTTTTCTATGGTTTTTTGTTCCGGATTGTATTTACAAATGAATATTTCAAACAATTTTCTGGCTTGAACGGAACTATCACAAACCACCATGCCTCCAATGGAATGGTCTCCAAATCGGATTCTACTTCTTAAAAAGTCCTGTACAATATAATCTAGCATTGGTTCCACAAATTTATCGTGAGAATAGATTATGCGTCTATCAACATCGCCTTTTAATACTTCTACATCTTTCAAAGCCTGTTCAAGCTGTATTTTATAATTCGTTTCTATACCTTCCCGTATCAACCTCAAGGTATAGCCATCTGCAATAGAAGAATTGTAATAGTACTTGTGAATATAATTGCCAAATATATCTCTTGAACGTCTATCTGGCATAATTAAAGGCGTGCCTGTCAAGCCTATAAGAATAGCATTTTTATCTGAATTAGATAAATTAGCTAAAAAACTACCTTTGGGGTTGTAGCTTCGGTGTACTTCATCGAGGAAATAGACTCTCTGTATATTTATGTCATAATCATTTGTCTGAAGGAAATCGGTATCATCCTTAAACTTTTGAATATTAACAACTGTAATCTCCGGTTTCCCTGATAAATTGTGAATCGCTTGTTTAAGTCTGAAATCTCTTAGCAATTCATCTTTAGAGTTTACTATATGGACCACTAAACCTCTTTTCTTAAACTCTTTTTTTGCCTGTATCATCAGGTCAATACGGTCAACAATGAAATAAAATTTCGGAATCGTGCCATTTTGTTGGAAATAATCTGTCAAGTATCTGACATTATAATAGGAAAGTGCAGTTTTCCCGCTACCTTGCGTGTGCCAAATTATCCCTTTCTTGATACCTTTATCAATTGTTTGCTTGATTGCCTTGGTTGCAAACAGCTGCTGATAACGCATTATGTGCTTTTCACGACCATTTGGCTCTTTCACATAGGCAATACAGTACCTTAACAGCATTGCCAAACGGTCTTTGCAAAATAGAGATGTTAGAATCCTGTTTGTTGGAGTGTTTGGTTCTTTGTTAGTAAGGAATTCTGATGAATGTTTTATTGCAGAAAGATTGTTGTCCCTTAAAACAAAGTTTTCAACAGCATCATCTTCTGATTTTAGGAGTGTTAATAAGTCTAAATTTTCTTCTTCTCTGAAACAATTAAAATTGGCTTCATCATATGAGGTGGAAGAATAAAAAGCACCCTGAATTGGTTCTATGGATTCTTGGTCATATTCCATATTATTGGAGAATACCAGAACTTGTGAAATGTTTATGAATTTCCTGAACTTCTTGTTCTTGAAACGGGCATTGATACGCTCTCTTTCCGCTAATATTCCTTCATGATTATTTGGCTTTTTTACTTCAATAAAAGCAAGGGGCATTCCATTTATTAAAAGTGTAATATCCGGTCTGAACTCATCTTCTCCGTTTTTATATGTAAGTTCAGTTACGACATTAAAAGAGTTATTATTAAAGTTGTCAAAATCGATTAGTTTTCTTCCAGAACTGGCATTGAGCATATTAAAGAATGCTTCTCCTAGGTCTTCATTGTCTAAAGTTAGTGAGATATCTTCCAATAATCTCTTTATGTCGGAATCATCCAAATCGTTATTGATGCGTTTAATACTTTCTGCAAATAAATCTGTGAAAATATTTGTATCTTTATTACGCTTTGCATTGGTCAACGAAAGGTAGTCGTAACCCAATCTGCATAAATGCAGTATGGCAGGGATTTTTACTCTTGTATTCTCATTAAAAGCCATAACTTTGGATGTCTCCTTTCCCTTTGATTTTTACCAACTTTGAAAGTCAAATGTAGCCAATGTTTATAATTTTATTATGTGTTATCAAAAATACAGGCAATGTTTAAAATATTATCGCAATTAGAACACACTTTCTATTGGAAATGGCAAATTGATGTTCTTTTTGTATATCATAAAACTATTGTATTGAGTTTGGAGCAATTAACAAGTTCAAAAACTGATGCAATCATTTGATGGAAATCAAAAAAGGAATTAAATCATATCTTCAAGATAAAATGATTGATGCTATGGTTAAACTTGAGAAAGCCCTTAAAAATCATATTAAAGCATTGTAGATTTTACTTGATATAACTGAATAATTGTAGTAATTTGAAAAATAATATATGGATTGTGTCTTACCATTCAATAGTAGCTGAACCGCCAGAGTTCTTGCCACCTTTGCAATATCCAGTAGATTTACCACAATTTGTGCATTTTCTTCCATTTCTATGAAGCATTCCACTGACAATGAATGTATTTCCACATAATGGACATTTGAAAGCGGCATTATTTCCTATCCAGTCTTCTTCGGGGTTAAGGTTATTTGGGTCTAGATTTCTACTTGGCATGATTATTCACCATCTATTGTTTTTGACTTTAGGTTGGGTTAACTTATTCTTCTTTTTTGTATAATGTACCAAAGACATAACCAATAACTGCACCTAAAAGACCAGTTGCTGCAGAACCATCTATTAATTTGCAATATGTAAGAATTGTAATTGCAATTAGTATTAATATCATTATTATGAAA contains:
- a CDS encoding type I restriction endonuclease subunit R — its product is MAFNENTRVKIPAILHLCRLGYDYLSLTNAKRNKDTNIFTDLFAESIKRINNDLDDSDIKRLLEDISLTLDNEDLGEAFFNMLNASSGRKLIDFDNFNNNSFNVVTELTYKNGEDEFRPDITLLINGMPLAFIEVKKPNNHEGILAERERINARFKNKKFRKFINISQVLVFSNNMEYDQESIEPIQGAFYSSTSYDEANFNCFREEENLDLLTLLKSEDDAVENFVLRDNNLSAIKHSSEFLTNKEPNTPTNRILTSLFCKDRLAMLLRYCIAYVKEPNGREKHIMRYQQLFATKAIKQTIDKGIKKGIIWHTQGSGKTALSYYNVRYLTDYFQQNGTIPKFYFIVDRIDLMIQAKKEFKKRGLVVHIVNSKDELLRDFRLKQAIHNLSGKPEITVVNIQKFKDDTDFLQTNDYDINIQRVYFLDEVHRSYNPKGSFLANLSNSDKNAILIGLTGTPLIMPDRRSRDIFGNYIHKYYYNSSIADGYTLRLIREGIETNYKIQLEQALKDVEVLKGDVDRRIIYSHDKFVEPMLDYIVQDFLRSRIRFGDHSIGGMVVCDSSVQARKLFEIFICKYNPEQKTIEKVSTEHLNLSETPAEYRLYQKKQQRCLNASLILHNVGSKDERDQAIQDFKDGKTDFLFVYNMLLTGFDAKRLKKLYLGRLIKNHNLLQTLTRVNRPYNKFRYGFVVDFADIRKEFDTTNKAYFEELQEELGDEIETYSNLFKSKEEIEEEIKDIKEKLFHYDLNNAELFSQQISQIEDRKKVLEIKKALENAKNLYNIIRLYGHFELLENLDFNKLNQLYNETARHLELLNLKETVQNNVHTTNLLNVALENVMFMFQKVSEEELIIADQLKEILRKTREALGGNFDQKDPEFVSLYDELKRLFDKKKFDEISQEEMKQNINSLQQIFDKVAELNRKNNLLKAKYDNDTKYARVHKRILEKGTISKRESEICETLMDIKKQTDDKVLINTRLLNNESYFTSMLTPMVIDSFSKAKIELDPDSARFINTCVAKEYISEYHGVSA